A region of the Antedon mediterranea chromosome 4, ecAntMedi1.1, whole genome shotgun sequence genome:
aattaattgattgtcttatccgaaaaatgcggccagtttggttactcttaaatttttcagtagaatcaaccaatgaacaagttttgcaagatttgccgcaaaggtgactgcccaaattttggctgtcatgagagttaattacactaaatttggatctgactaatatatcacgaaggttgggaggtctacgaaatgcaataatgggtggttccggaaaaacagtcctgagacgttctgtggactgtaatgggcatatgtttctcaataatagcccgtTATGGGTGATAGGGCgtgaccaatggcactctggtcGATTTTTTTGGCTGACTTGGTTTGTACATCAGTGTTTCACATCGAGCaatatcttttgctttctttatagcagtttcgatgtattccttcttgtaatttctatttcggagatgtccggttagttcttcggtacgattctgaaaatctaaatctgaagaacagatacgtAATGCTTGACTGTACGGTATTTTTTAGTAAAGTGTCGGGgatgacaactgctagggagcaggtacatatttttatccgtgggtttacggaataggtcagttttgagtccattttctatggtcactatagtgtccaaaaaatcaacgctactagtggatttggtagctgtaaatttgatagttgggtggactgaattaatattgaaaagaaAAGATTCCAAATTATCTTCACCATGGGTCCAGATCATGAAGATGTCGTCAATGTATCTAAACCAAACAAGTGGTTTATTAGGTTGGAGGGACAGAAAATTGGAGCAACGGCAGCTTAATTTAGTATACACTATTGATAACTTTAATCTTCCAATAGTTAGTAAGTTAAAACTGCTTGGTGTAATAATccaaaatgacctcaaatgggGTTCAAATGTTCAAATGATAAAAAAGTCGATAAAAAGTCGACCTACGTcgactttttattgtaattgttattttctatatcatgttttttttttgtatatttctcttggatgcaccttccatttggtcgagtgccactgttgtaaaagtgtaatctccaaataaattattataaattattattataacatcaAGAGCCTCACGTAGACCAGTCAACAATACTAGAGAAACCAAAGAGATTCATTATTATCTCTATGTGAGTAAACTTACGACCACCAGACTATTATTTGATTATGAACTTCGAACTGTACTTAACTACATAAGAGTCTAGACTAGCATTATCTCATGCATTGTGTGTTTTGAAACAGCTCAAAcaaagtataaaatattttatattaattttgtttttcgtaTTGTATTTCTAAGCTTTGTATTTTACTGCATTTTACAGGTGCATTAAAAGCGTACAATGGGAGGATGCTGCTGCAAGTGTAATAAAGTAGGTAAGGCTTCAACGATTTAACGTGAATTACAGTAGAAAAGAGCGCTACGGTCACACATAAACGCCCTTAAAACAAGTTGGAAGAGTTTCAATAGGATCGGACCAGGAAGTTGTAATTAGAGTTGTAAATAACAAACTTCCTACAAAAGCCAATTAATGctattttaagtatatgtttttcgaacgtaatccgttctaacgaattagtatttcgtttgaacggattactaatctgttcaaacgaattagtaatccgttcaaacgaattgcaacatatacaacaagtgccattcaaagtatatgttgtaattcgtttgaacggattactaatccgttcaaacaaattactaatttgtttaaacagattaataatctgttcaaacgaattaggaatccgttcaaacggattagtaatttgtttaaacggattactaatttgttcaaacgaattactatttcgttcaaacgaattactaatttgttcaaacagattagtaatccgtttaaacaaattattaatttgtttaaacaggtTAATAAtctgtttgaacgaattaggaatccgttcaaacgaattactaattcgttcaaacagattagtaatccgtttaaacaaattattaaacagCATTATCTCATGCATTTTGTGTTTTGAAACAGCTCAAACAAAGTATaaagatttaatattttatattaattttgtttttcgtaTTGTATTTCtaagttttgtattttactGCATTTTACAGATCCAAAATGCACGCCTAAAGGTAAGGCTTCAACAATTTAACATGAATTACAGTAGAAAGGAGCGCCGCGGTCACATAAACGCCCTTAAACAAGCTGGGGGAAGATTCAGGGGACAGGGTAGAAACATGCACCACCCATGAACTActttttgatctattttttttactataCAGTCGgtagtattaatattactgtatgttaGCACTTTCTCATTTTATCGATATGCCTCTTGGCAATTGTAATTGTACCAAATATAATCAATCACCCtaaatgcttaaaatcacatgcATGCACTGGATAtaggttttattattataattgtgtaTTAAAgagtttatttcaatttttaatttacatacagtaattttatattttgctttTCAGAAACTGTGTTTGAATcgggaaaaaaaaaaccaatatatcGGTAATTTTGAAGATTTAATTGGATTTATTAGAGATCATGTCTAaactattctactgcagtatGCAGTAATTATAGCATATTTTGGATAATCATACACATTGTTTTTTCAGTGACTAACTTTGAAACAAAGTGAATTGCAGTAAAAATGTAGATACTGCAGTAAAAATGTAGATACTGCAGTAAAAATGTAgatactgcagtagaataattttgccatcctttttttgttcatttactTTTGTcctttataaattttaaaacctTGAATACAGTAGCACACTATAATgcttggtctcaaattgtttgTGGTCTAAAGgtttaaaactttatttatttacaattttgttaatttcttgTTGATTTCTCCAAATCTGGTGTTTCAGGAATACAATAATgcttggtctcaaattgtttgTGATTTAAAGgctttcaaactttatttacaattttggTAATTTCTTGGTGATTTTTCCCAATTAGCATTCCAGCTTTGGTGTTCCAGAAAGACCATTTCTTGGCGTTTTCTGAAAAGCGACTAAATGGATCGGAAGACTATGGAGCAATGAAAATTGTAGTTAAAAGAAGGCCATTAGAAGGTGATAATGTCCAATGGAGTGATGAGAAATGCCTATATCCTGTGTATCCTGCAGAAAAGGGAAAAAGGTTTGGGATTTTTATTTTActctttttactatttttaagtCATTTTATACATTTTGGAAACACGCCGAACATTTTTAAGTAGTTTATATCAGCTGCTGCTTTTACAGATTTTACAGAGCTTTCCCAACTTTCGTAAGTCCTTGATTGACACCGAAGTGTTAATATACAGTGTACATTTGTTTAACATTTACATTTGTGTTTACTCCACCCTTAGCTTAGGGTGGAGTAAACacaaatgttaaattaaaataatggaGATGAAAATTCACAATACAAAGATATTAGACGTCCATGTCAAGAACAAcgataaatatacattttttctacagaaaacaaaagaattatAAAAGTTTTCATACGAGAATTATAGaatctttgatgaaaatgatcatTTTAGATAATCATTGTAGGGGGTATTATTACCTCAGTGAACTGGGTCACAAAATAGCCCCAGTGTTCTGTGGATAAGaaaggacagtgattaatttgcTGATTAAGTTGCTGATTAATTTGCTGTTTGTcatccttggccacatgtgcctaaatacataaaattaaaattgtagtaTTAGTAGTTAATTATTCAGCTTAATGACTGGCATCGACTTTTCTCTTTTCTGACACATTTAACATTTCTCAACTCTACATTTGAATTGTACAATCCTATTTAGAATTGTTATCCTCTTTCAAATGGAAGCATGCTCTGAAATGTTCCTGTATctctcttttctttttttttaaaggccaaTGAATCCCGTTCCTATTGTTATCAGTGATAAGCACGTCATCTTACTGTTCAACACTTTCCCGGAGGATAAGGAGGAAAATAAAGTAAGAAACAGTGCCACCCGCGTATGGAATTTATTGATCACACAGAGTCATGATGGTGGAAAAACGTGGGAACCTTCCCGTGAACTACCAGTTGACGAGATCTTTTTTAATTACGCAAATGGGATACCATCTTGTTGCGCTATtggtatgtttatttattttccaatcCAATCAAAGAATTGTCAATCATGGTTATCTATTAGAATGTAAATAAAGTTGTGTTTTGTCCAGATAAAAACGAGCAGTTGAGTAGATAATAGTATCCTATAAATAATCGCAGAATTTGGCCTGATACTTCGACTACGCCCCTTTTGGTTAACTAAAGCTGAAAATATCCACAATGCACATCAGCATATTTGGAAAGTGCCTGGCTTTAACTATGTTTACAGTACGATAGTGTACTTTAGATGCTGATGCCCAGTATTGTTTAAATTGaaagtgatttttaaaaatgcaaatgCCCTCTATGTTTTTTTGCTTAACCCTTTGAagcgtatccggatattcaccccctggacatttaccccccggacaactaccccccggacaaccaccacctggaccactacccccttaggacaactacccctttaggacaactaccccccggacaaataccccccggacaactacccccttaggacaacaacccccttaggacaactaccccctggacaactaccccccggacaattaccccctaggaacaattaccccccggacaattacctcccggacaattaccccccggacaattttaccacccagaaaactatccctttagaacaccctaaccacccagaccattcaacaacctgactctgcaactattaattaataactatattttaattcgttactttgacgaattactattcattattgtaaacaaaagtaaaagattgaacataaatatagcctggtggtataaactgaagattgtcacacatgatcataggatagtcgaacgtattatatagtactccatgtatttactgtaaagactgggttcgctaataataataataatttttgcgtcaggacaatgcttcgataaccactggtcttaaaagaattaatttttgtctcaaatttgtcatatatgtatttttgtacacttgaagaataatatcacttttgatatttgacctcaatgttcactcaccgaataaacgtcgatctttaaataaattcccctcaaataaacggtgaccatgtcactcccatgaaacatcatatggaataatcggcgtctatttccattagattataccccctcccattgaataaacaactttcttccaataaatgtccacctaaaaaccacataaacaataaacagcccaggccgttttttcaataaatacggtactttaaatctagcacatctagggtctagcgtgctgttaaacaaaacagaataatcggttaaaaacgggtgtttcgaaactagagacccgagaccagagaccagagacccgagacccaatacgaaaagggagacctaaatatacgaaaagggagacccacgtacgaaaagggagaccccactataccaaaagggagaccccactatacgaaaagggagaccctaatatacgaaaagggagacctaaatatacgaaaagggagaccaaatatacgaaaagggagacccaaatatacgaaatgggagacctaaatatacgaaaagggagacccactataagaaaagggagaccccactatacgaaaagagagaccacactatacgaaaagggagaccctaatatacgaaaagggagacccaaatatagatctcccttttcgtattgggtctcgtgtcaggtctctggtctccggtctctagtttcgaaacacccgttaaaaacagatgatttcatttttacagaaaccggtcctatatatttgtctacttttggattggggggggggggggggtagttgaccggggggtagttgaccggggggtagttgtcctaagggggtagttgtcctaagggggtggttgtccggggggtagttgtccggggggttgttatcctaagggggtagttgtcctaagggggtagttgtccggggggtagttgtccggggggtagttgtcctaagggggtagttgtccgggtggtaaacatccggggggtaactgtctagggggtaggtgtcctagaacccttTGAAGACGTGGCCCGTATATATACGAGGTAATTTTTTGGTCACTGAATTGCGCTTTTTGagcatttgacctttgacctaggtcaaaaaataaaaatgcaatttttcGAAAGGCCAAAACATTTCACATAGCAATAAAACCAACAATTGCAGAAAGTTACagtcataaaaatgtattttgcatTTTTCCTAAAACTATTAGAAATACCATATTAGCCAGAGTCACTTGGGGTAGAAACCTCCTGTTTCAAAACATAAATGTACAGTACCAGCTAATTTTTAAACTACGTAcacaattatattgtattatacagGACCTGGTCATGCTATCAAGCTAGATTCAGGAAAGTTAATTGTGTCTGGAAATGTTAGATGGCCAGAATCAAAATCGAAACTTACACGTAAGTGGTGTGCTAAAAATAGAATGTCAAAATCCCCATACAGTTGACCCCGAAATTGACCTCTTTCTGTGTGTACTGTATTTCCAAATGGCATATATATTACAATATACCTTCATTGTAATTTACAGTACATTGTACAGTATGCAACAAAGccgtagcgagaggttaaagcgtggttcccactagcgacgcaacgcaaggacgtaacgcaacgcaagtgaattgaccaatcacaagcgatggcttattcgcttgtgattgctaactgtgtataacttcgcttgtcattggttaaaacgcttaattgcgttgcgtttacgtccttgcgttacattctagtgggaaccaagcattaaaaACAGTTGGTTGGTAGGTCATTTTGatcattccattattaatcaggaggtaggtcatttgaaatactagagtattattaaaactgattactgtgtactaatattgtaacatgtagaagcggcctacgacttaaatcataaagaaaatataCATCGCGATAGCGCCCACACGTTGAgccttgaattgagtttgcttagcttggctaggcctaaatgctaagcctacattttaaaaggtgtatactgtattactttatgatttaagtcgtaggctgctactacaagttacaataataattattattagtaagaaaacgtataatactgtagtatttcaaaCAAGCTACTCTCTAttaataatggaacgatccatttgatgatctgggttttctagttccattttggaactagaaaagtcagatcttgatatctgagttttctagatctagaaaagtcagatatagATCTAGATATATCCcaattttatctttttacttATATTAACTTTCTTTTTGTTCTTTCTCTTTGTTGTGTGTTCCTTGTTTTCATCgtttatcaaatttgttttgatgtattaaCGAATTTGAATTTGTAAATCCAAAATGGatcaatatattaaaaagtGTAGTTCTCATTTTCGCTTGGTTTCTTAATTCACAGGTCAATTTGCTATTATAAGTGACGATACTGGAAAAACCTGGCATATGGGAGGTTTCATTCCGTTGCCTGAATCTACAAATTGTTGtaaaaaaggaaacaaaatCTCAGGAGGTGAATGTCAGGTAGGCCTACCAAagatataattaattttcaatgATTATTGTAGAAAGTTATGTCATTTATTGTTTACGAGAAAGTCCGACATATTTGAAATacttatttctttttttcaattaaaatttaaattatacttATCACTTATGTCTACAGAAAAACGAGTTAGATTTctaaatatgttcatatattttttctttgccccattattaataaatgattgtttttattgatgcATAAAgttctgtcttcactatcaaactttatgtgacaaaaaaatgtgatgtgcccatatatagacatgatgatgtcatatcactaccatctttgggcatatcactaccatagtatttgggcacactttttttgtcaaactagtttgatagtctagacagagctttagttaaaaactgtaattatttatacaaataatttgttattatttgtagCCAGCTGACATGGGATCAGACAATGTTGTGATAAACTGTAGGACTGGAGACCGCAATCCACGTTTCCAGTGCTATAGCTATGATGCATGTAAAACATTTAGTGACTCAGAGATGATGCCAACATTAATTGAACCAAAAAATGGTTGCCaggttagttttttttttcacccaTTTCAGGATTCCACTTTCTATAGTAAAATGCATTCAACACACAGATTCTGCTGTGCCTGATTGTTGTCAGTCAACTAGCTGGGgccaaataaaataacaatttattgaGCGATCCCATTTTTGGAGTTTTGTAATGACTTGCGGCAAGTCTACCTTGCACCCTGCATAGCTGTGAGCTATGTCCATGTTCAACAAGTTTGTAGTACGGTATTTGATTTGGTCACTACCAGTGACCAGTTTTCGCAATAAAAGGAAACAATCTCTGTTgaagccactgggttgtcaaaggcctctgtgaaaaagtggtcaggttgaaaccttaccaaccatactggtggctacggccctgactACTGCTTAATTTCCCAAGTTACATAGGgcctagttattaaaataatgtatgtattatttgtagGGGAGCATTATTGGTTTTAAAGCAAACGATTCGGAACGCTTGGCACTGTTTAGTAATCCAGCTACCAGCTGTGTATGTAGGAAAAACCTTTCAGTGCGTTTAAGCAAAGACCAATCATGCAAGACTTATGATCCTCCAAACATAGTCATCGAACCTGATGATTCTGCTTACTCGGATTTGGCAGCATTCATTCAAGACGGTGGGCAAACGTTTGCGTGTCTTTTTGAACGTAATAAGAAAACACGAAATATTGCGTTTACGACCTTTACACTTGATGCACTTTTACACTAGCCAACACTTGCTCTTCTTTCTTGACCTCATTTACCTACATAAATAGGTCATTAACTTACCAAGTTAATCTTTAGCTGACCTAGTTACTCTTTAACTTACCAAGTTACTCTTTAGCTGACCCAGATACTCTTTAGCTGACCCAGATACTCTTTAGCTGACCCAGATACTCTTTAGCTGACCAAGAATGCCCCAGTGCATTTACCCATGAAAGGCTAAACTATTTAAGCCTGGAAGTTAACATTCTTGGATGGTTGTTATATGACAATCTCAGCATTGATTCTTTgttatgttatatattaattatacaattattttagcCGACCTAGTCAATCTTTAGCCGACCCAATTACTCTTTAGCTGACCAAGAATGCCTTCTTGCCCCAGTGCATTTACCCATGAAAGGCTAAACTATTTAAGCCTGGAAGTTAACATTCTTGGATGGTTGTTATATGACAATCTCAGCATTGATTctttgttatgttatgttatgttatatattaattatacaattattttagcCGACCTAGTCAATCTTTA
Encoded here:
- the LOC140047909 gene encoding sialidase-2-like — its product is MGGFIPLPESTNCCKKGNKISGGECQPADMGSDNVVINCRTGDRNPRFQCYSYDACKTFSDSEMMPTLIEPKNGCQGSIIGFKANDSERLALFSNPATSCVCRKNLSVRLSKDQSCKTYDPPNIVIEPDDSAYSDLAAFIQDGGQTFACLFERNKKTRNIAFTTFTLDALLH